A single region of the Anoplolepis gracilipes chromosome 1, ASM4749672v1, whole genome shotgun sequence genome encodes:
- the Klp68d gene encoding kinesin-like protein KIF3B, which produces MEKSDNQQKTWKKKGMMKSSVNTEAVATQCVKVVVRCRPMDEREIVRSYSRVVDVIPSRGVVEVRHPRDDPSSETVKVFTFDAVYDWNSTQQELYEETVRPLVSSVLDGFNGTIFAYGQTGTGKTYTMEGSKMDHERRGIIPRSFEHIFNHIGRSENLQYLVRASYLEIYQEEIRDLLHPDQSLRFELKEKPDVGVYVKDLSTAVCKSATEIQHLMNVGNQNRTIGATNMNEHSSRSHAIFLITIEMGNIGDCGGIRVGRLNLVDLAGSERQSKTGSSGERLKEASKINLSLSALGNVISALVDGKTTHVPYRDSKLTRLLQDSLGGNSKTIMVANIGPASYNYDETLTTLRYASRAKNIKNKPRINEDPKDALLRQYQEEIGRLKEKLAQKGVTQRKKKKSKRKKEDDAIDSDSDADDNSRGEDNKVAETDKKLIAEQLKAEKQETENLVQRIKDLESKMLCGGKNIIDHTNEQQRALEQKAAEIAERKRREVEMQQKLEDEELTMVGVRETYTTLQQEVDVKSRKLRKCFTKLQALKQELEDVTSDYNRDRRDLEQEQHELMKELKLKYLIIENFIPEEEKTKILSRIHLDEEEDCWVMKDPEPSSIDLIKRPTSVPGARRPVSEYARIALAMGRGCRFAGENILNLDLDMPARTTLDYQGPAIAPTIQAVLEEALRDEGDIDVDASSTRLRTRTRVQSSARVRPKSVTKMQQIPAPVYPKTRGLVPK; this is translated from the coding sequence ATGGAGAAATCTGACAACCAGCAGAAGACCTGGAAGAAGAAAGGCATGATGAAATCGAGTGTCAACACTGAAGCGGTAGCGACGCAATGCGTAAAGGTGGTTGTACGATGTCGGCCGATGGACGAACGAGAAATTGTACGCAGTTACAGCCGTGTCGTCGACGTGATCCCGTCCAGGGGTGTTGTCGAAGTTCGGCATCCGCGCGACGATCCGTCGAGCGAGACCGTCAAGGTGTTCACTTTCGATGCGGTGTACGACTGGAATTCTACCCAACAGGAGCTGTACGAGGAAACGGTCAGGCCACTGGTGTCCTCGGTACTAGATGGCTTCAACGGCACTATCTTCGCCTATGGACAAACCGGCACCGGCAAGACGTATACGATGGAGGGTTCAAAGATGGATCACGAGAGGCGCGGTATCATCCCGCGCTCCTTCGAGCACATATTCAATCATATCGGTCGATCCGAGAACTTGCAATATCTAGTGAGAGCCAGTTATCTAGAGATTTATCAAGAGGAGATACGCGATCTGTTGCATCCGGATCAGAGTTTACGCTTCGAGTTGAAGGAGAAACCGGACGTCGGAGTGTACGTCAAGGATCTGTCGACTGCCGTTTGTAAAAGCGCGACGGAGATACAACACCTGATGAACGTGGGTAATCAGAACAGAACTATCGGCGCGACCAATATGAACGAGCACAGTTCGCGGTCGCATGCGATTTTCCTTATCACGATCGAGATGGGCAACATCGGCGACTGCGGTGGTATTAGAGTTGGACGTTTGAACCTGGTCGATCTTGCGGGCAGTGAGAGGCAGAGCAAAACCGGCTCCTCCGGGGAGAGATTGAAGGAGGCGAGCAAGATCAATCTGAGTTTGTCGGCTTTGGGTAATGTGATCTCGGCTCTGGTGGACGGTAAAACGACGCACGTACCGTATCGAGACTCTAAACTGACGAGACTGCTGCAGGACTCGTTAGGTGGTAATTCGAAGACAATTATGGTCGCGAACATCGGGCCCGCCAGTTACAACTATGATGAGACGCTGACGACTTTACGATACGCCAGTCGTGCTAAGAACATTAAGAACAAGCCTAGAATAAACGAAGATCCAAAGGACGCTTTATTGAGGCAATATCAGGAAGAGATAGGTCGATTGAAGGAGAAACTCGCACAGAAGGGTGTAACGCaacgaaagaagaagaagtcaaagagaaagaaggaagacGATGCGATAGATTCGGACTCCGACGCGGACGATAATAGTCGCGGCGAAGACAATAAAGTAGCCGAAACTGATAAGAAACTCATAGCGGAGCAGTTGAAGGCTGAGAAGCAGGAGACCGAAAATCTCGTTCAAAGAATAAAGGATCTGGAAAGCAAGATGCTCTGCGGCGGCAAGAATATAATCGATCACACAAACGAGCAGCAAAGAGCACTGGAACAAAAAGCAGCCGAGATCGCGGAACGCAAGAGGCGAGAAGTCGAGATGCAGCAGAAGCTGGAGGACGAGGAGTTGACGATGGTTGGCGTGAGAGAGACGTACACCACATTGCAACAGGAGGTGGACGTCAAGTCTAGAAAGTTGCGTAAGTGTTTCACCAAGCTACAGGCCCTGAAACAAGAGTTGGAGGACGTAACTAGCGACTATAATCGAGACAGACGAGATTTGGAACAAGAGCAACATGAACTGATGAAGGAACTCAAGCTCAAGTATctcataattgaaaattttatcccCGAGGAGGAAAAGACCAAAATCTTATCCAGAATTCATTTGGACGAGGAGGAGGACTGCTGGGTAATGAAGGATCCTGAACCGTCGAGCATAGATCTCATCAAACGACCTACTTCCGTACCGGGTGCGCGCAGACCCGTCTCGGAATACGCTCGGATCGCTCTCGCGATGGGACGTGGATGTCGTTTCGCGGGCGAGAACATTCTCAACTTGGACCTCGACATGCCGGCGCGCACGACATTGGACTATCAAGGACCCGCAATCGCGCCGACAATTCAAGCTGTTCTCGAGGAGGCTCTGCGCGACGAAGGCGACATAGACGTCGACGCGTCGAGTACGAGGCTAAGAACCAGGACGCGCGTGCAATCCTCGGCGCGGGTCAGGCCGAAGAGCGTCACCAAGATGCAACAGATCCCAGCGCCGGTTTACCCCAAAACGAGAGGCCTCGTACCAAAGTAA
- the LOC140669813 gene encoding PAT complex subunit CCDC47 isoform X2: MKLWVVIAHIVLVATNLWVTAHFQEEIPEDNEFAEFEDFEEEKPSLPVERASETIQEEEQDFEEDEVLVVDGDSEFDHFQDEEEFEGLDVAGNNAGPKTDEPSTLTITKVPLHLRDRWDSFYLEILMITGLLVYFINYIVGRSKNARIAEQWLIDHKQLLLDNFSLVGHSNKSSDNANDNDLMKESESQYSLYCSGRVGCDSMLIELKLIKRQDLVAVLAQLVRPQNDQAHIHIELSKDEIDNFVLAIATKRTAMHLVRDMADISVYCPEKRPGEKFGLPSGFYVMSEIAETTSAILDTKVLQTFSKFASYIDYIHISDQFSGRKQQEDTTQLTMPEVKRVLLMGLNISLKGRTCNAETQEKLKLLLQLTFYLIDKLRRFKLSKESKNKADKNRLKVEEAFLKTTHAARAEAAAQRREERRRAEKERILQEEDPDKQRKWEEKEQRRLAKKRAPRMKQLKVKAL, from the exons ATGAAATTGTGGGTTGTGATAGCGCACATTGTATTAGTAGCTACTAACCTATGGGTTACGGCACATTTCCAAGAAGAAATACCTGAAGACAATGAATTTGCTGAATTTGAAGATTTTGAGGAGGAAAAGCCAAGTCTACCTGTTGAACGTGCATCAGAAACGATACAGGAAGAAGAGCAGGATTTCGAGGAGGACGAAGTCTTAGTGGTAGATGGAGATAGTGAGTTTGATCATTTCCAAGATGAGGAAGAATTTGAAGGGCTGGATGTTGCGGGGAATAATGCCGGTCCAAAGACCGATGAACCTTCCACATTGACTATTACAAAAGTTCCATTACATTTACGAGATAGATGGGacagtttttatttagaaatactaATGATCACCGGACTACTggtatactttataaattacatagtAGGGCGTTCGAAGAATGCCCGTATAGCCGAGCAATGGTTAATAGATCATAAGCAACTCTTGTTAGataatttctctctcgttgGTCATTCGAATAAATCAAGTGATAACGCTAACGATAATGATTTAATGAAAGAAAGCGAATCGCAATATAGTTTGTATTGCTCAGGACGTGTTGGCTGCGACTCAATGCTTattgaattgaaattaataaagagaCAAGATTTAGTTGCTGTGTTAGCTCAATTAGTGCGTCCACAAAACGATCAAGCTCACATACACATAGAGCTCTCAAAGGACGAAATAGACAATTTCGTTTTAGCAATTGCTACAAAACGAACAGCAATGCACTTGGTGCGCGATATGGCTGATATTAGTGTGTACTGCCCGGAAAAACGACCTGGGGAAAAATTCGGTCTTCCATCAGGTTTCTACGTAATGTCCGAGATCGCAGAAACGACATCGGCTATCTTGGACACCAAAGTTCTACAAACCTTCTCAAAATTTGCGTCTTACATAGATTACATTCATATTAGCGACCAATTCAGTGGACGCAAACAACAAGA AGATACTACTCAATTAACGATGCCCGAAGTAAAAAGGGTATTGTTGATGGGCTTAAATATAAGTCTTAAGGGTCGTACGTGTAACGCAGAGACTCAGGAAAAACTCAAACTTTTACTTCaacttactttttatttaatcgataaacTGCGACGTTTCAAGTTATCTAAAGAG aGTAAAAATAAGGCAGATAAAAACAGACTCAAAGTGGAGGAGGCCTTTCTCAAGACGACGCACGCCGCAAGAGCCGAAGCCGCAGCGCAAAGACGGGAAGAGCGACGAAGAGCTGAGAAGGAGAGAATTCTTCAAGAGGAAGATCCTGATAAACAAAGGAAATGGGAAGAGAAAGAACAACGAAGATTGGCGAAAAAACGTGCTCCTAGAATGAAGCAACTTAAAGTGAAGGCTTTATGA
- the LOC140669873 gene encoding PI-PLC X domain-containing protein 2 has translation MIIMESENIARSQAGGTDAILNEDLEFWMTRFPAPLKDISIIHLAIPGSHNTMTYTIEKRNDVGPDEPAFIRTLGRYCSFIAKPIILNWSITQRDDIKQQLNGGIRYLDMRVATKRGSKNVYFLHGLYGSEISKPLLDIADWLTSHANEIVILDFQHFYAFTDDDHRRFIERIHQIFHGKLCPVSSRFDHITLRWLVARRYQMFVIYRNAYAQNYANLWPSGLWRTVWPNTVNVNELIDFLNIELQSRSLDIAFVSQCLLTPDTSYVIKHMCGTLQRDLVPLCQKAILSWINQKRPGRGGLNIVIADFVSDGNFLFSKTVIQSNTKLLRNSTEDF, from the exons ATGATCATCATGGAAAGTGAAAATATTGCCAGAAGTCAGGCCGGTGGGACGGATGCAATTTTGAATGAGGATCTGGAGTTTTGGATGACACGATTTCCGGCGCCACTCAAAGACATATCTATAATACATCTGGCGATACCCG GTTCTCACAATACCATGACTTATACGATTGAGAAACGCAACGACGTGGGACCGGACGAGCCGGCCTTCATCCGTACGCTCGGCCGTTACTGCTCCTTCATTGCCAAGCCCATTATTCTAAATTGGTCCATTACACAACGTGATGATATCAAACAACAGCTCAACGGCGGAATCCGATATCTGGATATGCGCGTTGCCACGAAACGAGGAAGCAAGAACGTGTATTTTCTTCATGGTTTGTACGGCTCGGAGATTAGCAAGCCGCTTCTGGATATTGCCGACTGGCTTACGTCACACGCGAACGAGATCGTCATTCTTGACTTTCAACACTTCTACGCCTTCACGGACGACGATCATCGTCGTTTCATAGAGAGGATTCATCAGATCTTCCACGGGAAATTGTGCCCGGTCTCCTCCAGATTCGATCACATAACGCTGCGATGGCTCGTCGCGAGACGGTATCAGATGTTCGTGATTTACAGAAACGCTTACGCGCAAAATTATGCGAATCTATGGCCGTCCGGTCTCTGGCGTACCGTCTGGCCCAACACTGTAAACGTGAACGAGTTGATTGATTTCTTAAACATCGAGCTACAGAGCAGATCCTTGGACATCGCATTCGTATCGCAATGTCTGTTGACACCGGATACATCCTACGTTATAAAACATATGTGCGGTACGCTGCAAAGAGATCTGGTGCCCCTTTGTCAGAAGGCAATTCTCTCTTGGATAAATCAAAAACGACCTGGTCGCGGCGGACTAAATATAGTTATAGCGGACTTTGTGTCAGACGGCAATTTTCTGTTTTCTAAAACTGTCATTCAGAGTAATACGAAACTCCTGCGGAATTCTACAGAAGATTTCTAG
- the LOC140669866 gene encoding cilia- and flagella-associated protein 157, which translates to MNRKKKRGDKEKKVKKKCMNERETLSYEQQILDNNKQLSRLRSRNDELEHEVKVLTKKFEQLKEDRSDVVAHLKRNLEGKIEEARELSERLLALEELRKQEQAEYKKKESEMELEYRTMESNLSAEVKLATGKLNALEDWRLARLDLMHKFEVQEEQIAKQEELHKTTLYETEKSVIIAKAKMQKEMEERLRQLSQEFKEATNIRIADMMHNTVRRNIALNHELSSMLKVCEELETKSAECKENDRLLRLQCELFENEAKIALNDAVKQRDVMHKFARKHINTVLEYGRVQRENARLNNYEHLMSEYRAICAESQQKVKLLEQRLQKTKRAREEVLMEVRNKCEEFNKLNETLNEAKRCVLEALQLQEDTCTSDICASCGADQKQKIIYSLQNILEKHNTSDVIKDDDSS; encoded by the exons ATGAACAGAAAGAAGAAACGTGGGgataaagagaagaaagtaaagaaaaaatgtatgaatgaACGAGAAACGTTGTCCTACGAACAGCAAATTCTAGACAACAATAAGCAATTGTCACG TCTGCGAAGTCGAAATGACGAACTCGAACACGAGGTAAAGGTTCTAACTAAGAAGTTCGAGCAGTTGAAGGAGGATCGATCCGACGTCGTGGCACACTTGAAACGAAACTTGGAAGGAAAGATAGAAGAGGCTCGAGAGCTAAGCGAACGTTTGTTAGCTTTGGAGGAATTAAGAAAGCAGGAACAGGccgaatataaaaagaaagagagcgagatgGAGCTCGAATATCGTACTATGGAGAGTAATTTAAGCGCGGAAGTGAAACTCGCAA CCGGGAAGCTGAACGCTTTAGAAGACTGGAGACTAGCTCGTTTGGATTTAATGCATAAATTCGAGGTACAAGAGGAGCAAATCGCGAAACAAGAGGAATTGCACAAAACGACGCTTTACGAAACAGAGAAATCAGTTATTATCGCAAAGGCtaa AATGCAAAAGGAGATGGAGGAACGATTAAGGCAGCTCTCACAGGAATTTAAAGAGGCGACGAATATCCGCATAGCGGACATGATGCACAACACGGTCAGGAGAAATATCGCATTGAATCATGAGTTGAGCTCGATGCTGAAAGTCTGCGAGGAGCTGGAAACGAAGAGCGCGGAATGCAAAGAAAACGATCGCCTGCTCAGATTGCAGTGCGAATTATTCGAGAACGAGGCGAAAATCGCGCTGAACGATGCGGTGAAACAGAGGGATGTGATGCACAAGTTTGCCCGGAAACACATAAACACAGTCCTCGAGTATGGACGAGTGCAACGAGAAAACGCTAGGCTCAACAATTACGAACACCTGATGAGCGAATACAGGGCGATCTGTGCAGAGTCGCAGCAGAAGGTGAAACTCCTCGAGCAACGATTGCAAAAAACGAAAAGAGCCAGGGAAGAAGTCTTGATGGAAGTGCGGAATAAATGCGAGgagtttaataaattgaatgagaCTCTGAACGAAGCTAAACGATGCGTTTTGGAAGCGTTGcag ttACAAGAAGACACCTGCACGAGCGATATTTGTGCTTCATGTGGTGCCGATCAGAAACAGAAGATTATTTATTCACTTCAAAATATCCTGGAAAAGCATAATACATCTGATGTAATCAAAGATGATGATTCATCATAA
- the Hrd3 gene encoding protein sel-1 homolog 1, translating into MKSNGGAVFLLFLGLSLALCAESESGSKKRGDITQKSNSNEETEDEIYAVEDVEDAFDQLRELSALRDTILKLVPASDPIYEKISKQVGKKDAESKTESPSKDTFKEENSGTRNVWMKTMIAETKETDPLVISKRQLDDEDMESWENQELFDMLEEEIQEPLSPEQQAAEQLFKNAQNILNAMRANKSEGYELLIEAAKLGHREARSILAWARLLGSRLGPASLRVSIDDIPSIFEIFKELADTGLPSAHMGMGFLYATGIGGVNASQGKALLHYTVAALGGDTRAQMVMGYRHWAGVTTPASCERALDFYRKVAKKVAEEVSLSGGPVVQRVRLLDEHENPGYSSGIFDQDLIEYYQLLAKKGDTQAQVGLGQLHYQGGRGVPLDHERAVQYFQHAAEAGNPVAMAFLGKIYLEGSEIVKQDNETAYKYFKRAAELGNPVGQSGLGLMYLYGMGVERNTAKALQYFSQAAEQGWVDGQLQLGNMYFSGTGVRRDYKMANKYFNLASQSGHVLAYYNLAQMHATGTGMMRSCPTAVELMKNVAERGKWSDQLMVAHNDYRDGRVNEAFLNYALFSEMGYEVAQSNAAFILDRGETDVLSEEEGLVRALALWARAAAQGYSAAQVKLGDAHYYGRGTKIDYEAAAGHYRSASEQQHNAQAMFNLGYMHERGLGLAKDRHLAKRCYDLAADASPDARIPVALALIKLSFLFGIDYLQEFSLVDQLDKWDQLLGQNWDLYLIGFLTGMLSLIIYFRRPQPPPPPRPVN; encoded by the exons ATGAAGTCCAACGGGGGCGCCGTGTTCCTGCTGTTCCTAGGGTTGTCACTTGCATTATGTGCGGAATCGGAAAGTGGTTCGAAGAAGCGCGGCGATATTACGCAAAAGTCAAATTCCAACGAGGAGACGGAGGATGAGATATACGCTGTCGAGGATGTGGAGGATGCCTTCGACCAACTGCGCGAGCTAAGTGCTCTGCGCGACACGATATTGAAATTGGTGCCGGCGTCCGATCCGATTTACGAGAAGATTAGCAAGCAAGTTGGCAAAAAAGACGCGGAGAGCAAGACGGAGAGTCCTAGCAAGGATACCTTCAAGGAGGAAAATTCGGGAACTAGAAATGTATGGATGAAGACTATGATAGCCGAGACGAAGGAGACGGATCCTCTGGTTATAAGTAAGAGGCAGTTGGATGATGAAGATATGGAATCATGGGAAAATCAAGAACTGTTTGATATGCTCGAAGAGGAGATCCAAGAACCGTTGTCACCAGAACAACAGGCAG cCGAACAGTTGTTCAAAAACGCACAGAATATCTTAAATGCAATGCGTGCTAACAAGTCTGAGGGTTACGAATTGCTTATCGAAGCAGCAAAATTGGGCCATCGAGAAGCTAGATCCATATTGGCTTGGGCAAGATTACTTGGATCTCGTTTGGGGCCTGCATCTCTGCGAGTATCTATCGATGATATACCTagcatatttgaaatattcaaagaaCTGGCAGACACTGGACTGCCATCTGCTCATATG GGAATGGGATTTTTATATGCGACTGGTATTGGTGGTGTTAATGCGTCTCAAGGAAAAGCTTTACTTCATTATACTGTTGCTGCCCTTGGTGGAGATACTCGTGCTCAAATGGTTATGGGATATCGGCATTGGGCAGGAGTAACAACACCAGCGTCTTGCGAGCGAGCTCTTGATTTTTACCGAAAAGTAGCGAAGAAAGTCGCAGAAGAAGTGTCGTTAAGCGGCGGTCCGGTAGTCCAACGTGTTCGATTATTGGACGAACACGAAAATCCAGGATATAGTTCTGGAATCTTCGATCAggatttaatagaatattatcaGTTGTTAGCTAAAAAAGGCGACACTCAGGCACAAGTTGGATTAGGTCAGCTGCATTATcaaggaggaagaggagttCCTTTAGATCACGAAAGAGCCGTACAATATTTTCAGCATGCCGCTGAGGCTGGTAATCCAGTTGCTATGGCTTTCCTTGGAAAG ATTTACTTAGAAGGAAGTGAAATCGTTAAGCAAGACAATGAAACGgcatacaaatatttcaagaGAGCTGCAGAATTAGGCAATCCAGTAGGCCAAAGTGGTTTGGGTCTAATGTACTTGTATGGAATGGGAGTGGAGAGAAATACTGCTAAAGCGTTGCAATATTTCAGTCAAGCTGCAGAACAAGGCTGGGTTGATGGACAATTGCAATTGGGCAATATGTATTTCA gTGGTACAGGTGTCAGACGAGATTACAAAAtggcaaataaatatttcaacttgGCCAGTCAATCTGGTCATGTGCTAGCATATTACAATCTCGCTCAGATGCACGCCACTGGTACTGGAATGATGAGAAGTTGCCCGACAGCGGtagaattaatgaaaaacgTTGCCGAAAGAGGGAAATGGAGCGATCAACTGATGGTGGCGCACAACGATTACAGAGACGGCAGAGTGAACGAAGCCTTTCTGAATTACGCTCTATTTTCCGAAATGGGTTACGAGGTTGCGCAGAGTAACGCGGCGTTTATTTTGGATAGAGGAGAGACCGACGTTCTCTCGGAAGAGGAAGGTTTAGTTAGAGCTTTGGCGTTGTGGGCGCGAGCTGCTGCGCAAGGATATTCTGCCGCACAa GTAAAACTCGGCGATGCTCACTACTACGGGAGAGGAACGAAAATCGATTACGAGGCCGCCGCGGGTCACTATCGTTCGGCATCTGAACAACAGCACAACGCTCAAGCCATGTTCAATTTAGGATATATGCACGAACGTGGGCTAGGTTTGGCGAAAGATCGCCATTTAGCTAAGCGATGTTACGATTTAGCTGCGGATGCTAGTCCCGATGCGCGAATACCTGTAGCGCTAGCTCTAATCAAACTTTCCTTCCTATTTGGCATCGATTACCTGCAGGAATTCAGTTTGGTCGATCAATTGGATAAGTGGGATCAATTGCTCGGACAGAACTGggatttatatcttattggATTTCTCACAGGAATGCTCAGTCTTATTATATACTTCCGCAGACCGCAGCCACCTCCCCCTCCGAGACCTgttaactaa
- the Sk2 gene encoding sphingosine kinase 1, with product MVEGKHRRMMEDNIPGNSSAVLEEIFYVTSRKNTYYKVRLTEKGLSLHKEHNGTAKTETIALGDIIGCRCMRSKRRNAGSCACRPGASKSQLKLVESAEIHQQQYDEHDTSAYLYIYAYTLKKMRMKGTMRRERMTITLRFRSFDKYEDNLREASRWRLAIKCLVANVPVPKNLMSPSHRNLETLMGACPGENRKLLVLLNPKSGPGRGRETFQKRIHPILSEAERSYEIHITKCPNYAREFIRTRDIYQWCGLLMVGGDGIVFEVVNGLFQRPDWEKALRELPLGIIPCGSGNGLAKSIAYAKEEPYDRNPLLISALSAVKCKRTPMDLVRVETRNQILFSFLSVGWGLLADIDIESERLRAIGGQRFTVWSVARLIGLRTYKGKVSYLPCNKVPSLENGKIYSKDYPTENILSHSRSYGDELDRYCTTSESKSYYDAFGESSELNGDNDVITENLALETQIDRRNRLGSFYSAISAKSTYFSTGSANSSYHSIGENDSAEIGTENICKNQVMYGPPSTLSALTTQLSDSWTTVQGEFVMVHAAYQTHLGQDYFFAPRATLADGVIWLLIVKAGITRSNLVQFLLGLSSGTHVTCPGVDMIPVKAFRIEPMEGTSGHITVDGEEVDYGPLQAEIFPSLASVMTP from the exons atgGTCGAGGGCAAGCATCGGCGAATGATGGAAGATAACATTCCGGGAAACTCGAGCGCCGTCCTCGAGGAAATCTTTTACGTGACGTCGAGGAAGAATACCTACTACAAGGTGCGACTGACAGAGAAGGGCCTGAGCCTGCACAAGGAACATAACGGTACGGCCAAGACCGAGACGATCGCCCTAGGTGACATAATCGGCTGCAGGTGCATGCGCTCCAAGCGAAGGAACGCGGGAAGCTGCGCCTGTCGACCGGGCGCGTCCAAGTCGCAGCTTAAGCTGGTCGAGTCCGCCGAGATTCATCAGCAGCAATACGACGAGCATGACACCTCGGCCTACCTGTACATATACGCGTACACCCTCAAAAAGATGCGCATGAAGGGCACGATGAGACGCGAACGGATGACCATCACTTTGCGCTTCCGCAGTTTTGACAAGTACGAGGATAATTTACGCGAGGCTAGCAGGTGGCGGCTCGCGATTAAGTGTCTGGTCGCCAACGTGCCGGTGCCGAAGAATCTGATGAGCCCCAGCCATAGAAATCTGGAGACATTGATGGGAG cTTGTCCGGGAGAGAATCGGAAACTTTTGGTCCTGTTGAATCCGAAATCAGGACCCGGCAGGGGCAGGGAAACCTTCCAGAAGAGGATCCATCCGATCCTGTCGGAGGCCGAGAGATCCTATGAGATTCATATCACCAAGTGTCCCAATTACGCTCGTGAGTTCATACGCACGAGGGATATCTATCAGTGGTGTGGGTTGCTGATGGTTGGCGGCGATGGGATCGTCTTCGAAGTAGTGAACGGACTTTTCCAGAGGCCCGACTGGGAGAAAGCTTTACGGGAATTGCCACTCGGAATAATACCATGCGGTTCCGGTAACGGATTAGCAAAGTCCATCGCTTATGCTAAGGA AGAACCATACGATCGTAATCCCTTGCTTATCAGCGCGTTATCGGCGGTCAAGTGCAAAAGAACACCGATGGACCTCGTACGTGTAGAGACTAGAAATCAAAtccttttctcatttttatcgGTGGGTTGGGGTTTGTTAGCCGATATTGACATCGAGAGCGAACGGCTGCGAGCCATCGGGGGCCAAAGGTTCACCGTGTGGAGTGTAGCGCGTCTAATAGGACTAAGGACCTATAAGGGCAAAGTATCGTATCTACCCTGCAACAAGGTTCCCTCGTTAGAAAACGGCAAGATATACTCTAAGGACTATCCTACGGAGAATATACTGTCGCATTCGAGAAGTTACGGCGATGAATTGGACAG GTATTGCACGACATCAGAATCAAAGAGCTACTACGATGCTTTCGGTGAATCATCCGAGTTAAACGGTGATAACGATGTGATAACTGAGAATTTGGCTCTCGAGACACAAATCGATAGAAGAAACAGACTAGGCAGTTTTTATTCCGCAATATCGGCAAAATCGACCTATTTCAGCACAGGCTCGGCTAATTCGAGTTATCATAGCATCGGCGAGAATGATAGCGCGGAGATTG gtacagaaaatatttgtaagaatcAAGTTATGTATGGACCACCGTCTACGCTGTCAGCCTTGACTACGCAACTCTCAGATTCTTGGACAACAGTGCAAG gaGAATTCGTAATGGTACATGCAGCCTATCAAACGCATTTGGGACAAGATTACTTTTTTGCACCACGTGCTACATTGGCAGATGGAGTTATTTGGCTTTTAATAGTTAAAGCCGGCATTACACGGTCTAATTTGGTGCAA TTTTTACTAGGTCTGAGTAGCGGGACTCATGTGACTTGTCCTGGCGTTGATATGATACCAGTGAAAGCATTCCGGATAGAACCTATGGAAGGAACGAGTGGACACATAACCGTAGACGGCGAAGAAGTTGATTATGGACCGTTGCAAGCAGAGATATTCCCTTCTCTAGCATCGGTGATGACGCCCTGA